The proteins below are encoded in one region of Sminthopsis crassicaudata isolate SCR6 chromosome 1, ASM4859323v1, whole genome shotgun sequence:
- the LOC141550918 gene encoding IQ domain-containing protein E-like — MSQEISEQGSEAEDDTVSAITCESDLEMKSKKKTFHNYPPRSPNSPYHAKSKQIATWRYLTGTMPLSGRMALTPQKLWLGPSKQGHTPGPPVYREKEDMYDEIIELKKSLHSQKGDVDFMKTKLRRLEEENNRKDRQIEHLMDPNRGCEFAWSMVDKRPGTGWVINGLKQKIIKLEQQCKEKDSTITKLQTNIKMTNLEEMKIAMETYYEEIHRLQVLLANIETTGKRSPTDKKSTQKRQKKLSATVLYLSRNVQELQEENQSLKEDLDRVLSNSPISNKAKGYSEWSKQRLMRRISELEKKVGELENTGSPSPEQVRLVPLIQSAPNTAPQDLLRSEHSEEGERGRAIVRKLKGDPGALSEKEYIPPYNTTTLLPPCEKVLASSC, encoded by the coding sequence ATGTCACAGGAAATCAGTGAGCAGGGCTCGGAAGCGGAAGATGACACTGTATCTGCGATTACCTGCGAATCAGACTTAGAGatgaaatcaaaaaagaaaacttttcacAATTATCCACCAAGATCGCCAAACTCTCCCTATCACGCTAAGTCTAAACAGATCGCAACTTGGAGATATTTAACAGGGACAATGCCTCTCAGTGGCAGGATGGCTTTAACCCCGCAGAAGCTATGGCTCGGACCTTCAAAACAAGGGCACACTCCTGGGCCCCCTGTGTACCGAGAGAAGGAAGACATGTATGATGAGATTATTGAACTGAAGAAGTCACTACACTCTCAGAAAGGTGATGTGGATTTCATGAAAACAAAGCTGCGTCGACTAGAAGAGGAGAACAACAGAAAGGATCGGCAGATTGAACACCTTATGGACCCTAACCGAGGCTGCGAGTTTGCCTGGAGTATGGTTGACAAGAGGCCCGGTACTGGCTGGGTCATCAATGGGCTAAAGCAGAAGATCATCAAACTGGAACAGCAGTGCAAGGAAAAGGACAGCACCATCACCAAACTTCAGACCAACATAAAGATGACGAACTTGGAAGAAATGAAGATAGCCATGGAGACTTACTACGAGGAAATCCACCGTCTCCAGGTTCTTTTGGCAAATATTGAAACTACAGGAAAGAGATCCCCAACCGACAAGAAGTCAACCCAGAAAAGGCAGAAGAAATTGAGTGCCACCGTCCTCTATCTGTCCAGAAATGTTCAAGAACTTCAGGAGGAGAACCAAAGCTTAAAAGAAGATCTGGACCGGGTGCTAAGCAATTCCCCTATTTCTAATAAAGCAAAAGGTTATAGCGAATGGAGTAAGCAAAGGCTAATGAGACGAATCTCGGAGTTGGAAAAGAAAGTGGGTGAGCTCGAGAACACCGGGTCTCCTTCTCCAGAACAGGTCAGATTGGTTCCCTTGATTCAGTCAGCGCCAAACACAGCACCGCAGGATCTGCTGAGATCTGAGCACTCCGAGGAGGGTGAGCGAGGTAGAGCAATAGTGAGAAAGCTGAAGGGGGACCCGGGCGCCCTGTCTGAAAAAGAGTATATACCTCCTTACAACACTACTACCCTCCTTCCACCATGTGAAAAAGTACTTGCATCTTCGTGTTAA